One stretch of Cyclopterus lumpus isolate fCycLum1 chromosome 10, fCycLum1.pri, whole genome shotgun sequence DNA includes these proteins:
- the cetn4 gene encoding caltractin: protein MASGYRKPASSVGQRKKSGPKIDLTEEQKQEIKEAFDLFDTDGSGTIDVKELKVAMRALGFEPKKEEIKKMIADIDKEGSGTIDFSDFLGMMTSKMSEKDSKEEIMKAFRLFDDDGTGKISFKNLKRVAKELGENLTDEELQEMIDEADRNGDGEINEQEFLRIMKKTNLY, encoded by the exons ATG gCTTCCGGTTACCGAAAACCAGCTTCTTCTGTGGGCCAGAGGAAGAAGTCGGGTCCCAAAATCGACCTGACTGAGGAGCAAAAGCAAGAAATCAAAGAGGCTTTTGACCTCTTTGACACCGATGGAAGTGGAACAATCGACGTGAAGGAGCTGAAG GTTGCCATGAGGGCGCTCGGGTTTGAACCCAAGAAAGAAGAGATCAAGAAGATGATCGCAGACATCGATAAAGAGGGCTCTGGAACGATTGACTTCAGTGACTTTCTCGGTATGATGACTTCGAAAATG AGTGAAAAAGACTCCAAAGAAGAAATAATGAAGGCTTTTCGGCTGTTCGACGACGACGGCACAGGAAAAATCTCCTTCAAAAATCTGAAGCGAGTCGCCAAGGAGCTGGGAGAGAACCTCACGGACGAAGAATTACAG gaAATGATCGACGAGGCGGACCGAAATGGCGACGGGGAGATTAACGAGCAGGAGTTCTTGAGGATAATGAAGAAGACCAATCTCTACTGA
- the bbs12 gene encoding Bardet-Biedl syndrome 12 protein homolog: MLASTIINHRQHVGLQKLSALAGITHSSLGPNKQYKFIQDEASGESALACSCFRVLENLELTCGVGQLVYETIQAHQEVYHTGSGCLLFLAGAWSRAALECLRRGISVGHIISAMSEGMEVCLDVCRKCSVSTEGLGVATSPGLHLLKKPTVEAPQVREAGDETLNAGGRRKVKLSRHFYETRSEDVPQPPRPELPDVAHIAVGLSHGCVNAMNLVVEASRIQSENNPRGVSCPTFDVTKVVTCVLPGLPEEHACVLQGCVLLVSDEQASVAHRLKERHLKVALITGDLSDTYRHLGFKRLKGVRCVRDRSHCSSSNKEEEWLEETVTLLLNLEVNLVVVSGLAGDNVIQRCCRHHVLVVDKAKAPVLKALASATGAVPVTYATQLSRRCVGAGAKAAIWRELRSRQGKPSTTVNISTVESGGGLVTVILTSHVDAKLQALEDQFWACAYRLHHVLKGKVLLPGAGVTEMLCVHRLQKEAELHVEPGRGRDGDGVRQTKAGTAASPYRALVLRLMADGLIDYVTSVMVNTGRFSKVRARTAVSRHLQAYAGSPGIAAEFSRLFLAGEREDGGASPPVESRDPPAEQVYDSLSVKQEAWRKALDLVLLVLQTDAEVITGIDPKTDGAQDKLMLL, translated from the coding sequence ATGCTGGCGAGTACGATAATAAACCATCGGCAACATGTGGGACTGCAGAAGCTCTCCGCACTGGCAGGAATCACACACTCCTCTTTGGGCCCCAACAAACAGTACAAGTTCATCCAAGACGAAGCGAGTGGGGAGTCGGCTCTTGCGTGCTCGTGCTTCCGCGtcctggagaacctggagcTGACCTGCGGGGTAGGCCAGCTGGTCTACGAGACCATCCAAGCCCACCAGGAGGTCTATCACACGGGGTCGGGATGCCTGCTGTTTCTCGCCGGAGCGTGGAGCCGCGCTGCTCTGGAGTGCCTCCGGAGAGGAATCTCGGTGGGGCACATCATCTCGGCTATGTCTGAAGGAATGGAGGTGTGCTTGGACGTTTGCAGGAAGTGCAGCGTCTCGACTGAGGGCCTCGGTGTGGCCACATCTCCGGGACTTCACCTGTTAAAGAAACCCACCGTGGAGGCTCCACAGGTGAGAGAAGCCGGTGACGAGACTCTAAATGCCGGCGGACGAAGGAAAGTAAAGCTCAGCAGACATTTTTACGAGACCAGGTCTGAAGATGTCCCACAACCTCCCCGACCTGAGCTCCCTGACGTCGCACACATCGCCGTGGGACTGAGTCACGGTTGTGTCAACGCGATGAATTTAGTTGTCGAGGCCAGCCGAATACAATCGGAAAACAATCCGCGAGGCGTCAGCTGTCCTACGTTCGATGTCACTAAAGTGGTGACATGCGTGCTACCCGGTTTACCGGAGGAGCACGCGTGTGTTTTGCAGGGCTGCGTTCTTCTTGTCTCCGACGAGCAGGCTTCAGTTGCACATCGCTTGAAAGAACGGCACTTGAAGGTGGCTCTGATTACTGGAGATTTATCAGACACCTATCGCCACCTCGGCTTTAAAAGGCTAAAGGGTGTGCGGTGTGTGCGTGACCGGTCACACTGTTCAAGTtcaaacaaagaggaggagtggcTGGAAGAGACCGTGACGCTTCTGCTGAACCTGGAGGTGAACCTGGTCGTCGTGAGTGGGCTTGCTGGCGACAACGTGATTCAACGCTGTTGCAGACATCACGTACTCGTGGTGGACAAAGCGAAGGCTCCCGTCCTGAAGGCCCTGGCGAGCGCGACGGGAGCCGTTCCGGTGACCTACGCCACGCAGCTGAGTCGCCGCTGTGTCGGCGCCGGTGCGAAGGCGGCGATATGGAGGGAGCTCCGCAGCCGCCAGGGGAAGCCCTCGACCACCGTGAACATTTCCACCGTCGAGAGCGGCGGCGGGTTGGTCACCGTGATCCTCACGAGCCACGTGGACGCCAAGCTGCAGGCCCTGGAGGACCAGTTTTGGGCGTGCGCGTATCGGTTGCACCACGTGCTGAAGGGCAAAGTCCTCCTGCCCGGTGCCGGAGTCACCGAAATGCTCTGCGTTCATCGCCTTCAGAAGGAGGCGGAGCTCCACGTTGAGCCTGGCAGAGGGAGGGACGGGGACGGGGTCCGACAGACCAAAGCCGGGACAGCAGCCAGCCCTTACAGGGCTTTGGTGTTGCGCCTCATGGCAGATGGGTTAATAGATTACGTGACCTCTGTGATGGTTAACACTGGAAGGTTTTCAAAGGTCAGAGCCAGGACCGCAGTGAGCCGACACCTGCAGGCGTACGCAGGAAGTCCAGGCATCGCGGCAGAGTTCTCCCGACTTTTCTTGGCAGGCGAGCGAGAGGACGGGGGAGCTTCGCCACCCGTGGAGTCTCGTGACCCCCCGGCGGAGCAGGTCTACGACAGTCTGAGCGTGAAGCAGGAAGCGTGGAGGAAGGCCTTGGACCTGGTTCTGCTGGTCCTGCAGACGGACGCGGAGGTCATCACGGGCATTGACCCAAAAACAGATGGCGCGCAGGACAAGCTGATGCTGTTGTGA
- the fgf2 gene encoding fibroblast growth factor 2, which yields MATGDITTLPSTPDDGGGGGFPPGSFKDPKRLYCKNGGFFLRIRSDGGVDGIREKSDPHIKLQLQATSVGEVVIKGPCANRYLAMNRDGRLFGARRATDECHFLERLESNNYNTYRSRKYPSMYVALKRTGQYKSGSKTGPGQKAILFLPMSAKC from the exons atggCCACGGGAGACATCACGACGCTTCCCTCCACGCCGgacgacggcggcggcggcggcttcCCTCCCGGGAGCTTCAAGGACCCCAAAAGGCTGTACTGTAAAAACGGGGGCTTCTTCTTGAGGATACGGTCCGACGGGGGTGTTGATGGAATCCGGGAGAAGAGCGACCCCCACA taAAGCTCCAGCTGCAGGCGACctcggtgggggaggtggtcaTCAAAGGGCCGTGTGCAAACCGCTACCTGGCCATGAACAGAGACGGCCGGCTGTTCGGAGCG agacGGGCGACCGACGAGTGCCACTTCCTGGAGCGTCTGGAGAGCAACAACTACAACACGTACCGCTCCAGGAAGTACCCGAGCATGTACGTGGCCCTGAAGAGGACCGGCCAGTACAAGTCCGGGAGCAAAACGGGACCGGGTCAAAAGGCCATTCTTTTTCTGCCCATGTCCGCCAAGTGCTag
- the nudt6 gene encoding nucleoside diphosphate-linked moiety X motif 6 has translation MAARASALKPLATLGRLCSGGRASCAAARAFSCAAARSQLRRVTGTGGGALTGTVDRFGGVTVDLADAGLPGDISEGAFSRLLHDSLAAWKAEGKVAVWLRVPISLSRCAAAAAAHGFTFHHAKRRHAVLALWLGDGESRLPGFATHQVGVAGAVVDESNGKVLVVQDRNKTKNAWKFPGGLSDPGENIGATAVREVFEETGVRSEFRSLLSIRQQHDLPGAFGASDLYIVCRLGPLSYDIDFCTHECSRCEWLQLAELAETANTTPVTSRVARLLLRGLERGFGDIDLPLEELRAVYSGAFYQLYQRQLER, from the exons ATGGCCGCGCGCGCCTCAGCTCTGAAGCCCTTGGCGACACTCGGAAGACTTTGCAGCGGCGGCCGGGCGTCGTGCGCCGCGGCGCGTGCGTTCTCGTGCGCCGCGGCGCGTTCTCAACTGCGCCGAGTGACGGGGACCGGCGGCGGCGCTTTGACGGGCACGGTGGACCGGTTCGGTGGAGTCACGGTGGACCTGGCGGACGCCGGGTTACCGGGGGACATCAGCGAAGGCGCGTTCAGCAGGTTGCTTCACG ATTCTCTGGCCGCGTGGAAAGCCGAGGGGAAGGTGGCCGTGTGGCTCCGGGTGCCCATCTCCCTGAGCCGGtgtgccgccgccgccgccgcccacGGCTTCACCTTCCACCACGCCAAGCGCCGCCACGCCGTGCTGGCCCTCTGGTTGGGGGACGGGGAGAGCCGGCTGCCGGGGTTCGCGACCCACCAAGTAGGAGTGGCAG GCGCAGTCGTCGATGAGTCGAATGGAAAAGTTCTCGTGGTCCAAGACAGAAACAAG ACAAAGAACGCTTGGAAGTTCCCCGGCGGCTTGTCGGATCCAGGAGAAAATATTG GCGCCACGGCGGTCCGCGAGGTGTTCGAGGAGACCGGCGTGCGCTCCGAGTTCCGGTCGCTGCTCAGCATCCGGCAGCAGCACGACCTCCCCGGAGCCTTCGGCGCGTCGGACCTGTACATCGTCTGCCGCCTCGGCCCGCTCAGCTACGACATCGACTTCTGCACGCACGAGTGCTCGCGCTGCGAGTGGCTGCAGCTCGCCGAGCTGGCGGAGACGGCGAACACGACGCCCGTCACCTCCCGCGTGGCCCGGCTGCTGCTGCGCGGCCTGGAGCGCGGCTTCGGGGACATCGACCTCCCGCTGGAGGAGCTGCGCGCCGTCTACTCGGGCGCGTTTTACCAGCTGTACCAGCGGCAGCTGGAGCGCTAG
- the spata5 gene encoding ATPase family protein 2 homolog, giving the protein MSSKKNKSKPKSASEGDGSVLSKETSSGDLQTPGREGGRCASLNSNSFTVIDFIDKADDKTPKSCRWTLVQLSLNSMKSAGVCIGRPVLLTSPTGRQEVCSGWPVASFPAGKVGLQKCAQNNLRAKSGEEVTLHPLTGAVLRAEEVVLSNRAKDDTLETDEFKSFFLRSLVGNVLLPGNVVSLTYFGRSCSLRVEAITGEDGVTLHRPAAGPGPAESSSVMDSSSVMDSTSADLSLQLSLLTVDDDDGSPRGGPGPAASTPRRPAHLAPVSSPLAPCTPPPRSPPAGSAEDAAVGLEGSLGSEKIPTAPPGGALSTDTFYCLSCSTKVRVGHGAGREDPDAQAARSKVDYSMIGGLSSQLDAIRETIELPLKHPELFSTYGIPPPRGVLLYGPPGTGKTMIGRAIANEVGAHMTVINGPEIMSKFYGETEARLRQIFTEASQRQPAIIFIDELDALCPKRDGAQSEVEKRVVASLLTLMDGIGSEGHAGQLLVLGATNRPDALDPALRRPGRFDKELEVGVPSAAERADILRKQLSRVPCGAAAEEVTQLAAAAHGYVGADLAAVCKEAGK; this is encoded by the exons ATGTcgtcaaagaaaaataaaagcaaacccAAAAGCGCGAGTGAAGGAGACGGTTCAGTGCTGTCGAAGGAGACCTCGAGCGGCGACCTGCAGACACCTGGTCGCGAGGGAGGAAGGTGCGCGAGCTTAAACAGCAACTCGTTCACCGTCATCGATTTCATTGACAAAG CCGACGACAAAACGCCCAAAAGTTGCAGATGGACTTTAGTCCAGCTGAGCCTCAATTCAATGAAGTCAGCCGGCGTTTGCATCGGGAGGCCGGTCCTGCTGACGAGTCCCACGGGACGACAAGAg gtgtgttcaggttggCCCGTCGCCTCCTTTCCTGCAGGAAAAGTGGGTCTTCAGAAATGTGCCCAGAATAACCTCCGAGCGAAGTCTGGGGAGGAGGTGACGCTGCACCCACTGACGGGTGCTGTGCTCCGGGCCGAGGAGGTGGTTCTCTCCAACAG GGCAAAAGATGACACGCTGGAGACGGACGAGTTCAAGAGCTTCTTTCTGCGCTCTCTGG TTGGGAACGTCCTCTTGCCAGGAAACGTCGTCTCCCTGACTTACTTTGGCCGCTCGTGCAGTCTGCGCGTCGAGGCCATAACGGGGGAGGACGGGGTCACCCTGCACAGACCCGCTGCTGGTCCGGGACCGGCGGAGTCCTCCTCCGTGATGGACTCCTCCTCCGTGATGGACTCCACCTCGGCCGACCTCTCCCTGCAGCTCAGCCTGCTCACCgtggacgacgacgacgggTCGCCGCGTGGGGGGCCGGGCCCGGCGGCCAGCACCCCGCGCCGACCGGCACACCTCGCTCCAGTCTCCTCGCCCCTCGCTCCTTGCACACCGCCCCCCCGGAGTCCTCCCGCGGGGTCGGCGGAGGACGCCGCCGTCGGTCTAGAGGGCTCGCTGGGCTCGGAGAAAATCCCCACGGCTCCCCCTGGTGGCGCACTGAGCACCGACACCTTCTACTGCCTGTCCTGCTCCACGAAAGTCCGAGTCGGACACGGGGCGGGGCGGGAGGATCCGGACGCACAGGCtgcaaggtcaaaggtcgacTACAGCATGATCGGGGGGCTCAGCAGCCAGTTGGACGCCATCAGAGAGACCATCGAGCTTCCTCTGAAACACCCCGAGTTGTTCTCCACCTACG GGATCCCACCGCCCCGCGGAGTGCTTCTGTACGGGCCCCCCGGCACCGGGAAGACCATGATTGGACGAGCCATAGCCAACGAGGTCGGCGCTCACATGACGGTGATCAACGGGCCAGAGATCATGAGCAA attCTACGGTGAAACCGAGGCGAGGCTGAGGCAGATATTCACCGAAGCGTCTCAGAG ACAACCTGCGATAATCTTTATCGACGAGCTGGACGCTCTGTGCCCGAAGAGGGACGGGGCGCAGAGCGAGGTGGAGAAACGCGTCGTGGCTTCTCTGCTGACTCTGATGGACGGCATCGGTTCA GAGGGTCACGCCGGTCAGCTGTTGGTTCTGGGGGCCACAAACCGGCCCGATGCCCTCGACCCCGCCCTGCGGCGACCGGGGCGCTTCGACAAGGAGCTGGAG GTGGGCGTTCCGAGCGCCGCGGAGCGGGCGGACATCCTGCGGAAGCAGCTGAGCCGCGTGCCGTGCGGCGCCGCCGCCGAGGAGGTGACGCAGctcgccgccgccgctcacgGTTACGTGGGAGCCGACCTGGCGGCCGTTTGCAAAGAGGCAggcaagtaa